DNA sequence from the Thermodesulfobacteriota bacterium genome:
TTGGCCCCCTATGGCGCCACGATCGAACCCCATTTCAAAGAGGGAGAGACCCTCTTTTCTGTCAAGATCCCTCTCCGCCGCTCTTAAAAGCCATTCTTTATATCGGGTTCTTCTGCTCCGAGCCCGGTTCCTTCTGGGGTTCGGTCTCCATCTCCTTCTGGCTCAGGATGACGAAATCGACCCTCCGATTCTGCATCCTGCCTTCCGGGGTTTGGTTCGTGGCGATGGGCCGATATTCTCCATATCCCGTGGCGGAGAGGCGTTCGGGATCGAACTGGAAGTGCTCGAGAAGGTATCGGACGATCGTCGTGGCCCTCGCTGTGGAAAGCTCCCAGTTGGAGGGAAATCTGGGGGTGTGGATGGGCACATTGTCGGTATGGCCTTCGATCCGGACATGGTTAGGGACCTTCTCGAGGGTCCGGCCCAGGACCTGGAGGATGGGTTCCATCTCAGGCCGGATGGTCGCCTCCCCGGAGTTGAAGAAGATATGTTCGGAGATCCGGATGACGAGCCCTCGCTTTTCGAGGATGAAACGGATCTGGTGGGCCAGGCTGGTCGTGATCTTGGAGGAGGGGTTCTTCGAGAGCTCCTCGATCCCCTTCTTGACGTCTTCGGCCATTTTGACGAGAGCCCGTCCATCGGCGGTATAGGGTTTCCCCTCGATGGGCGTCAGGCTGAAGTGGATGGGAACGACCTGATTTGGAAAGACCCCCGGCTCCTTCTGGGTCATCTGGATGGGCATGACCGAGCCCAGGGCCCTCTGCAGGGATTCCACCGCGGAGCCTAATTTCTTTCCATCGACCCTCGACACCGAATACATCGTCACAAAGAAGGCGAAGAGGAGGGTGATGAAGTCTGCATAGGAGACGAGCCACCGCTCCATGTTTTCATGCTCTTCCTCATGGTGCTTCTTCTTTTTCGCCATCGGGATGGACCGACCTCCCCTCTCTTTCTTAACCCTTCGACTCCGAAGCGAGGAGGCCCTTCTGTTTCTCTGTCAGAAAGGCCCTCAGCTTTTCTTCGATCAACCTGGGGTTTTCACCCGTCGAGACGGAGACCACCCCTTCGAGGATCATCTCTTTCAAAATCATATCGTGACGATGCCTCAGCTCCAACTTGCTGGCGATGGGCAAAAAGATCAGGTTCGCCGATCCCACGCCATAGACCGTCGCCACGAAGGCCACCGCGATCCCTGAACCCAATTTGGAAGGGTCGTTCAAATTTTCCATCACGTGGATGAGTCCGAGGACGGCCCCGAGGATCCCGATGGTGGGCGCATATCCCCCGGCCGCCTTGAAGACCTTTGCACTCATCTTTCCATGTTCATCGAGATACCCCAACTCGGTCTCCATGGCCTCCCGGATCGCATGGGGTTCGATGCCGTCGACGGCCAGGGTGAGGGCCTTTCTTAAAAAGGGGTCATCGATATTTTTGAGCTCCTTTTCGAGCGAGAGGATTCCCTCTTTCCGGGCCTTGTTGGCATAGGCGGTGATCTGCTGGATCATCTGGCGGGGGTCGTGCCTCGGCTCCTTGAGGGCAATCTTGACCCCTTTGAAGGCGTCCATGACGCCCTCGAAAGGAAAGCTCACGAAGACCGCCCCTAAGGTTCCTCCGAGGACGATGATGGCGGCCGTGATCTGCATGATCGACCCCACATGGCCGCCTTCCAGGGCCTGACCCACGAGAATCGCTCCGATGCCGCCGACTAAACCGATCAATGTCGCCTTATCCATGGATGCCCAAGGTTTTGGCTATCGCTACATCGCCTTCCATCTTCGGGGAGATTATTCGATCGGGATCGACGGATTGAAGATGGACCGACGGTAATTGAGGACCCTGTGAATCACTTCGCCCACCGTCTCCTGGACCGTGATCTTCTCGCCATTGGAGAGGGTGATGATGGTGTCTGGGGTTTCTTCAATGAAAACGATTAGATCCGGATTAAGCACAATGGGCGTGTTATTGAGCCGGGTGACGGTAATCATCAAGGGTGCCCTCTCTTGAAGGATTCAATCTATTCATCGGCTTCGGGGAATCCGAACTTTAGTCCAATTTAAGGAAATTCTGGATTGACCCGATAAAGAGATTGATCAACGA
Encoded proteins:
- a CDS encoding flagellar motor protein, with product MDKATLIGLVGGIGAILVGQALEGGHVGSIMQITAAIIVLGGTLGAVFVSFPFEGVMDAFKGVKIALKEPRHDPRQMIQQITAYANKARKEGILSLEKELKNIDDPFLRKALTLAVDGIEPHAIREAMETELGYLDEHGKMSAKVFKAAGGYAPTIGILGAVLGLIHVMENLNDPSKLGSGIAVAFVATVYGVGSANLIFLPIASKLELRHRHDMILKEMILEGVVSVSTGENPRLIEEKLRAFLTEKQKGLLASESKG
- a CDS encoding OmpA family protein, which translates into the protein MAKKKKHHEEEHENMERWLVSYADFITLLFAFFVTMYSVSRVDGKKLGSAVESLQRALGSVMPIQMTQKEPGVFPNQVVPIHFSLTPIEGKPYTADGRALVKMAEDVKKGIEELSKNPSSKITTSLAHQIRFILEKRGLVIRISEHIFFNSGEATIRPEMEPILQVLGRTLEKVPNHVRIEGHTDNVPIHTPRFPSNWELSTARATTIVRYLLEHFQFDPERLSATGYGEYRPIATNQTPEGRMQNRRVDFVILSQKEMETEPQKEPGSEQKNPI
- a CDS encoding flagellar FlbD family protein — translated: MITVTRLNNTPIVLNPDLIVFIEETPDTIITLSNGEKITVQETVGEVIHRVLNYRRSIFNPSIPIE